The Polyangium aurulentum genomic interval CAATCGAAGTGGTTGGGCTCCACGAAGCAGGGATACGGGATCTCGTCGGCGTGGTCGCCGACCCAGGTCATACCGTCGTCGCAGGAGAGGATCGTGCGCCCGGCGTGGCCCTGCGCGACGAACATGGGCACGAGATTCGGATCGACCACGCCGCCGCCCTGCCCGCCTCCGCCGCCGCTGCCGGGTCCTCCGCCCGGACCTCCTCCCTGCCCGCCCTGCCCGCCTCCGCCGCCGCTGCCCGGTCCTCCGCCGATCTCGCCGCCGCACGCGACGAGAACGAGCGCCGCGACAGCGAGCGATGCCCAGCGGAATTTGCCAACGAACACCGGAGAATCGAGCATGCAGAAACCTCCGCGCTCAGGAGATCTGCGATGCGATGCCGCGTCAAGGGCCCTGTCTCGCCCGCGCGTCCGTCTCGAGATCCAGTGGCAGGACACAATGCCGCCTTTGCGCGATGACGCGCGGCATTGGGCCCTTCAATGCCCCTGGCGCCCATCTGCCGATGCGGATACCGTGGACCTATCGTGCGCGGAGCGAAAGCCCCGAGCCGCTCTTGCCGAGGAGGTCTTACAGATGATGCGAAGACGGTGGCCATGGCTTCTGGGACTCGGCGCCTTCACGGGCGCCTGCACGGGCATCATCGGGGGGGATCCCTCGGACAAGCCGGGATCGACGGCGACGTCCTTCGTCTGCGATCCCGAGGCGGTGCCCGACGCTCTGCCGCTGCGGCGGCTGAGCCACATGCAATACCGCAACACGATGGCCGATCTCGTGCGCTTCGCGAATCCCTCCGCGGCGAGCGAGATCCTCGGCGAGGCCGAGCCGCTCTTCGCCCAGCTCCCGAACGACCAGCGGGTAGGCCCCGACAAACACTACGCGGGCTTCACGCGGCTCGACCAGGCCCTCCAGCAGCAGCACGTGGACGGCGCGTACAGCGTGGCCGAGAAGATCGGCGCGGAGCTCACGGAGTCCCCCTCGCGGCTCGCCGAGCTCGCGGGCGCATGCGCCACCGACGCCGACGCGGCCAACGACGACGCGTGCCTCGACGGCATGATCCGCAAATTCGGCGAGCGCGCGCTGCGCAGGCCCGTGACGGACGAGGACGTCACCTTCTATCGCGGCCCGGCCGGCGCGGCGCCCTTCGAGGCGGCCGATTACGCCGACGTCGTCGCGCTGATCCTCAATGCGCCGCACATGATGTATTTCGTCGAGCACGGCCAGACGGCCGACGGCGCCACCGCGCCGCTCGACGCGTACGAGGTCGCCTCGCGCCTGTCGTATCATTTCTGGCAGACCCTCCCCGACGAGCCGCTCTTCGCGGCCGCGCGCAGCGGCGAGCTGCTCACCGAGGCCGGCTACGAGGCCCAGGTCGAGCGAATCTTCAACGACCCGCGCACGCGCGAGGCGATGGGCGAGCTGTTCGGGCAGTGGCTCGACAACACCACGCTCGAGGAGCTCGACGCGCGCGTGGGCACGCCCCTCTTCGACGCGTTCACCGCCGGGTATACCCCGGGGCCCGATCTGCGCGAGCACATGCTCGCCGAGGTGACGGACGCGGCGCTCTACTACACGTTCGATCACGCGGGCACGCTGCGCGACCTCATCACGAGCCGCAAATCGTTCGCGCGGACCGAGGACCTCGCGGCCATCTACGACGTGCCGGTGTGGTCGGGCGGCGAGCCGCCGGATTTCACCGAGCCCGAGCGCGCGGGCCTCTTGACCCGCGCCGCCTACCTGGCCACGGGCTCGGCGAACACGCGCCCCATCATGAAGGGCGTGTTCATCCGCAAGGCGCTGCTCTGCGACGACATCCCGCCCCCGCCGCCCAACGCCGCGGCAAACCCGCCGCAGCTCAGCGATACCCTGTCCACGCGCGAGGTCGTCGAGGAGCTGACCGGCAATGGCGCGTGCGCCGCGTGCCATGCGTCGGTCATCAATCCGCTCGGCTTCGCCACCGAGAACTTCGACTCCCTCGGCCGCGTCCGCGCCGAGCAGACCCTCTTCGATCCCGCCACGGGCGAGGTCGTGGGGACGGCAGAGATCGACACCGCGGCCGTGCCGCGCGTCGAGAGCAGCGACGGTCAGACCGCACAGAACGCGGAGGACCTCACGAACCTCATCGCCGACAGCGCAAAGCCCTACGCGTGCTTCGCCCGGCAATACTTCCGGTTCACCTTCGGCCGGATGGAGCACCTCGGGCGCGACGCCTGCGCGCTCGCCGACGTGAAGCTCGCCCTCGACGAGGGCAAGCCGATGGCGGACGTGCTGCGATCCATCGCGCGGAGCAAGGCGTTCCGCATGCGCTCGTTCGAAGATTGATGGCGTGGGAAACGGCCCAAGAAACTGGAGAATCGACATGTCCTCGAAGATGAACCGACGCATGCTGCTCCGAGGCGCGGCGGGCTTCACGCTGGCGCTACCGTTCCTGCCCTCCCTCTTCGGCAATGACAAGGAGGCGTTCGCCGCTGGCGGACCGAAGCGCTTCGTGGCGCTCGCGACCCAGCACGGCGGCGTCTGGCAGCCGCGAATGTACCCGGACGCGATGACGCTCACGGACAAGAGTTCGTACGCGGGGCACGAGGTCCGTCGCGGCAACCTCGCGCTCAAGGTGGACAACAACGTGGCCTCGCTGTCCGATGTCCTCACGGGCGACGCCTCGAAGCTCACGAGCACGCTCGCGCAGAAGATGAACATCCTGCGCGGGCTCGACGTGACGTTTTACCTGGCGCACCACCGCGGCGGCCACCTCGGCAATTACGCGGACAACGACGGCAACGGCTCGGACGGGCAAGCCGTGCAGTCGAAGCGGCGGCAGACCATCGATCAGGTCCTCGCCTATTCGGGCAAGTTCTACAACGACCTGTCCTCGATCCGCGAGCGCTCGCTCGTGATCGGCGGCGGCGGCATGTCGCACGGCTTCTCGAATCCCGGCAACCAGTCGGGCGAGATCCAGAAGCTGACGCCGGAGAACGACTCGCTCGCGCTCTTCAACAAGATCTTCGTGCCGCCGGAGGATCCGGCCCAGACGCGCCCGCCCATCGTCGACCGCGTGCTCGAGGATTACAAGCGCCTGCGGAACGGCAATCGCAGGCTGTCGGCGAAGGACAAGCAGCGGCTCGACGATCACATGGATCGCGTGAACGAGCTCGAGCGCAAGCTCAACGTGAGCGCGTCCTG includes:
- a CDS encoding DUF1592 domain-containing protein — encoded protein: MMRRRWPWLLGLGAFTGACTGIIGGDPSDKPGSTATSFVCDPEAVPDALPLRRLSHMQYRNTMADLVRFANPSAASEILGEAEPLFAQLPNDQRVGPDKHYAGFTRLDQALQQQHVDGAYSVAEKIGAELTESPSRLAELAGACATDADAANDDACLDGMIRKFGERALRRPVTDEDVTFYRGPAGAAPFEAADYADVVALILNAPHMMYFVEHGQTADGATAPLDAYEVASRLSYHFWQTLPDEPLFAAARSGELLTEAGYEAQVERIFNDPRTREAMGELFGQWLDNTTLEELDARVGTPLFDAFTAGYTPGPDLREHMLAEVTDAALYYTFDHAGTLRDLITSRKSFARTEDLAAIYDVPVWSGGEPPDFTEPERAGLLTRAAYLATGSANTRPIMKGVFIRKALLCDDIPPPPPNAAANPPQLSDTLSTREVVEELTGNGACAACHASVINPLGFATENFDSLGRVRAEQTLFDPATGEVVGTAEIDTAAVPRVESSDGQTAQNAEDLTNLIADSAKPYACFARQYFRFTFGRMEHLGRDACALADVKLALDEGKPMADVLRSIARSKAFRMRSFED
- a CDS encoding DUF1552 domain-containing protein, which codes for MSSKMNRRMLLRGAAGFTLALPFLPSLFGNDKEAFAAGGPKRFVALATQHGGVWQPRMYPDAMTLTDKSSYAGHEVRRGNLALKVDNNVASLSDVLTGDASKLTSTLAQKMNILRGLDVTFYLAHHRGGHLGNYADNDGNGSDGQAVQSKRRQTIDQVLAYSGKFYNDLSSIRERSLVIGGGGMSHGFSNPGNQSGEIQKLTPENDSLALFNKIFVPPEDPAQTRPPIVDRVLEDYKRLRNGNRRLSAKDKQRLDDHMDRVNELERKLNVSASCGDVQVPPSSSIDEWGNSSFSVDPEAQKRFWQLMNDVIVAAFACNTSRIVTMNITDHFSAYVGDWHQDVAHQANLSPEQHDINFQAHRRFFQDVYLDLVSKLDALEDATGGTVLDHTLVQWTQESGCVTHDPIEMCVVTAGSADGFFKTGSYCDYRNLQKQAAVAGDTNLVDSHVGLVYNQWLGNVLQSMGLSPADYETDGYGGYGLVQLSTEGWYGGYNKYGSAELGVMSEILPFLKV